From one Trifolium pratense cultivar HEN17-A07 linkage group LG1, ARS_RC_1.1, whole genome shotgun sequence genomic stretch:
- the LOC123902804 gene encoding alpha-L-fucosidase 2-like, which yields MEDEKWVLVCGSSQKDLWKPSLPNADDEPSRPLKVAFSEPAEYWTDAIPIGNGRLGAMIWGGVQSEVLQLNEDTLWTGIPGNYTDKNAPEALAVVRKLVDDRKYSDASIAAKKLTGGPTDVYQPLGDIKLEFDDSHLKYSEESYHRELDLDIATAKIKYNVGDAEFTREHFASNPDQVLVTKFSTSKSGSLSFTVSLESQLDHNSRVSGLNQIIMEGSCRGKRPPEVNSSDKSKGIKFSAVLDIQISNEKGFIHVLDEKKLRVESSDWAILLLTASSSFDGPFTKPEDSKKDPTSESLSKMKSAKSFSYDDIYARHLDDYQNLFHRVSLQLSKSSKTVLGKPILDERKLVSCQTNISQIGGDNVAPTSSRIKSFQNDEDPSFVELLFQYGRYLLIACSRPGTQVANLQGIWNNDVTPAWDCAPHLNINLQMNYWPSLSNNLHECQEPLFDHISALSVNGSKTAKVNYEANGWVTHHVSDLWAKTSPYEEDPVWAVWPMGGAWLCTHLWEHYTYTMDKEFLKNQAYPLLEGCASFLVDWLIEGSGGFLETNPSTSPEHKFIAPDQKQASVSYSSTMDISIIKEVFSIIISAAEVLGRHDDAIIKRVTESQSKLPPIKIARDGSILEWAEDFQDPETHHRHVSHLFGLFPGHTISLEKNPDLCKAVGYSLMKRGENGPGWSTTWKAALWAHLHNSEHAYRMIKHLIILADPAKSTVAFEGGLYSNLFTAHPPFQIDANFGFSAAIAEMLVQSTTKDLYLLPALPRDKWANGCVKGLKARGGVTVNICWKEGDLHEVGLWSQNQNSSIRLHFKGNKVVANLSPGKVYSYNKWLKCVKTYSLSEVNP from the exons atgGAAGATGAAAAATGGGTTCTGGTGTGCGGCTCTTCACAGAAGGATTTGTGGAAACCAAGTTTACCAAATGCTGATGATGAACCTTCAAGGCCCTTGAAGGTTGCCTTTTCTGAGCCTGCAGAGTACTGGACTGACGCCATTCCCATTGGAAATGGCCGTCTTGGGGCCATGATTTGGGGTGGTGTACAATCAGAAGTTCTACAGCTCAATG agGACACACTTTGGACTGGAATACCTGGCAACTACACCGATAAAAATGCTCCTGAAGCTCTGGCTGTAGTCCGAAAACTTGTTGATGACAGAAAATATTCAGATGCTTCAATAGCAGCTAAGAAATTGACAGGAGGTCCTACTGAT GTATACCAACCTCTTGGTGATATTAAATTAGAATTTGATGATTCTCATCTGAAATATTCGGAAGAGTCTTATCACAGGGAGCTTGATTTGGATATTGCAacagcaaaaataaaatacaacgTGGGTGATGCAGAATTTACCAGAGAGCATTTTGCTTCTAATCCAGACCAAGTGCTAGTGACAAAGTTTTCCACAAGCAAGTCAGGGTCGTTATCATTTACAGTATCTTTGGAGAGCCAATTAGATCACAATTCACGGGTAAGCGGCCTAAATCAGATAATAATGGAAGGAAGCTGTCGTGGCAAAAGGCCGCCAGAAGTGAATTCTAGTGACAAATCAAAAGGAATTAAGTTTTCTGCAGTTCTTGATATACAGATTAGTAATGAAAAAGGGTTTATACATGTTTTGGATGAAAAGAAGCTTAGAGTTGAAAGTTCAGATTGGGCTATTTTGCTTCTGACAGCTTCCTCATCTTTTGATGGTCCATTTACCAAGCCTGAAGACTCCAAAAAAGATCCCACTTCCGAGTCCTTGAGTAAAATGAAGTCTGCCAAAAGTTTTTCATATGATGATATTTACGCACGTCACTTGGATGACTATCAGAATCTATTTCATCGGGTCTCATTGCAACTCTCTAAAAGTTCCAAGACTGTTTTAGGAAAACCTATTTTGGATGAAAGGAAATTGGTTTCCTGTCAAACTAACATCTCTCAAATTGGAGGTGATAATGTTGCTCCAACTTCATCAAGAATCAAATCATTTCAAAATGATGAAGACCCTTCCTTTGTGGAGCTTTTGTTTCAATATGGTCGATATCTCTTAATTGCTTGTTCACGTCCTGGAACTCAGGTGGCAAACCTACAGGGTATATGGAACAACGATGTTACACCTGCATGGGA TTGTGCTCCGCACTTGAACATAAATCTTCAAATGAACTATTGGCCGTCCCTGTCAAACAACCTACATGAGTGTCAGGAGCCACTATTTGATCACATTTCCGCTTTGTCTGTCAATGGTAGTAAAACAGCGAAG GTGAATTATGAAGCCAATGGTTGGGTTACACATCATGTTTCTGACTTATGGGCTAAAACATCCCCATATGAAGAAGATCCTGTTTGGGCTGTATGGCCAATGGGTGGAGCTTGGCTTTGTACCCATCTATGGGAGCATTACACTTATACAATGGACAAG gAATTTCTTAAAAATCAAGCATATCCTTTGTTGGAAGGATGTGCGTCATTTTTGGTGGATTGGTTGATCGAAGGCTCTGGTGGATTTTTGGAAACTAACCCATCAACTTCACCAGAGCACAAGTTCATTGCACCAGATCAAAAGCAAGCTAGTGTGAGCTACTCATCAACCATGGACATTTCAATCATAAAAGAAGTTTTCTCTATAATCATTTCTGCTGCTGAG GTTTTGGGAAGGCATGATGATGCTATTATTAAAAGAGTAACTGAATCACAGTCTAAGCTTCCTCCTATAAAAATTGCTAGGGATGGGTCCATTCTGGAATGG GCTGAAGATTTTCAGGACCCAGAAACACATCATCGACATGTTTCGCATCTGTTTGGCTTGTTTCCAGGGCACACAATAAGTCTTGAGAAAAATCCAGATCTCTGTAAAGCTGTGGGTTATAGTCTAATGAAAAGAG GAGAAAATGGTCCTGGGTGGTCAACAACTTGGAAAGCTGCATTATGGGCTCATCTTCACAACAGCGAGCATGCATATCGCATGATAAAACACTTGATTATCCTGGCAGACCCTGCTAAGAGTACAGTAGCATTTGAAGGAGGACTTTACAGTAACCTATTCACAGCACATCCTCCTTTCCAAATTGATGCAAACTTTGG TTTTTCAGCAGCAATTGCAGAGATGCTTGTTCAAAGCACAACCAAGGACCTCTACTTACTTCCTGCGTTGCCTCGGGATAAATGGGCAAATGGTTGTGTGAAAGGATTAAAAGCGCGTGGCGGGGTGACGGTCAACATCTGCTGGAAAGAAGGTGATCTGCATGAAGTTGGCCTTTGGTCACAAAATCAGAATTCCAGCATTAGACTACATTTTAAAGGGAACAAGGTTGTGGCAAATTTATCACCAGGAAAAGTTTACTCATATAATAAATGGTTGAAGTGTGTTAAGACATACTCCCTTAGCGAAGTCAatccctaa